The sequence below is a genomic window from Mycobacterium sp. ITM-2016-00316.
TCTACGTCCCGTTCTCCTGGTATGAGCCGATGTGGCTGGAGAGCCTCGGTTTCGCCGCCGAGGGCGAGGGCTGGAAACTCACCGAGGCCGGCGAGACCGAGATCGGTGGGCGGATCCCGTTCAACGCCTCCGGTGGCGTGCTGTCCTCGAACCCGATCGGCGCATCCGGCATGATCCGGTTCGCCGAGTCGGCCATCCAGGTGATGGGCAAGGCCGGTGACCACCAGGTGCCCGGCGCACGCAAGGCCCTCGGTCACGCCTACGGCGGCGGCGCACAGTACTACTCGATGTGGGTCGTCTCCAGCGACAAACCGGCCGCCAAATCCTGATGACCGCCCCGGTGACCCTGGCGGGCCGACGGTCGCGGGAAGCGGCCGTCGCCCGCGACAAGCAGGCCTGGCTCGACCTGTTCGCCGAGGATGCGGTCGTCGAGGACCCGATCGGCCCGTCGCATTTCGACCCGGAGGGCAAAGGGCACCGCGGCAAGGAGGCGATCGCGAAGTTCTTCGACATGGCGATCGCACCGAGCCGGCTGGAGTTCCATTTCGACAAGACCTACGTGTGCGGCGACGAGGAAGCCAACACGGGACACATCGTGATCGTCTCGAGCGGCTACCGGGTCATTGCCGAGGGCGTGTTCACCTACCGGGTGGACGCCGACGGCAAGATCGCCGCACTGCGGGCGTACTGGGAGTTGGAGAAGGCGGCAGCCAGCGCGCACCCGGTGTGACAGACCGAGTCGCGTACCGTGGTAGGCGATTTCATTCCGCACACCCAAAAGAGCTGTTGAGTTTCACATATATGTTGTCCCGATCACACTTCGCCGCCGCCGCCCTGCTCATCGTCACCGTCAGCGCCTGTGCGCCCACCGAACCCGGTGGCGCCACCAGCGCTCCGGCACCGACGCTGCCCGCGTTCACCACCAGCTCCACGCCCACGTCGACGTCCGTCGCACCCGCCGCCGCCGACTACCGCGATCTGTTGTTGACCGCCGGCGACCTCACCGACGCCGATGACACCTTCGTGGAGCGGTCCCGCGAACCCTCGCCCGGTGGCCACGCCGGCGCGAGCGCCTTCTTCGTCAACGAGCAGGACACCCGCGCCATCATCGACACCGTGCTGATCTACCCCGACGACGCAGCCGCCGCGGCCGCGCTGCAGCAGGCGGTCAACACCAGGAAGGTGTCCGGCGATCCGCAGCCGATGGGGGTCGGCCAGGGCGGCGTCGTGATCCGGGGCACCCGCCCGGATGAGGACAAGGCTGTCACGCTGTTGCTGTTCACTGCGGGTCCCGCCCTCGTCCGACTCGAGTTCCAGAGCGCCGACGGGGACGTCACCACCGATCCGTTCGTCACCAACGTCGGCAAGATGCAGCAGATCGCGCTGCGGGTCGGCCTCGCCGACAACGAGCAGTAGCGCTCACAGCTCCTTGAGCCCGGCGCGGTAGCGCCGGGCCAGCTCGCGGTAGATCTCGGAACTGGTCTTCACCCACTGCTCGGCGCCGGTCCCCGCGACCGGGCCGCGGATCTTCGCCGGCGCCCCGGCCACCACCACTTCATCGGGGATCTTGGTGCCCGGAACCACCAGCGCATGCGCGGCCACCAGACTGCGGGCGCCGATGATCACCCCGTCAAGCACCGTGGCGTGGTTCGCGATCACGGCATCGGCACCGATATGGGCGCCGTGCACCACACAGGCGTGCCCGATGGTGGCTCCCGGCCCCACGTCGACCGGAATCCCCGGCGGTGCGTGCAGCACCGATCCGTCCTGCACATTGGCACCGGCGCGGATGACGATCGGCGCGAAGTCCCCGCGCAACACCGTGTTGAACCAGACCGAGGCGCCCGCTTCGACCGTGACATCACCGATCAGGGTCGCGGTGGGAGCCACGAATGCCTCCGGATCGATTCTGGGTATACGGCCTTCGAACGAATAAACCGGCATCGTCTACATATACAGCGTGGTCCTTGCAGGTAGCAGTGGTTACGTTGCGCGAAGGCGGCACAAAACTGTAACGTGTTCTAGTTAGAGAGACCAGATACGGGAGGCCCACCGTGACTACCGAGACTGCCGGCATTCGTGAAATCGACACCGGCGACCTGCCCGACCGCTACGCACGCGGATGGCACTGCCTAGGACCAGTGAAGGATTTCCTGGACGGCGAGCCACACGGCGTCGAGATTTTCGGCACCATGCTGGTGGTGTTCGCCGACTCCGAAGGCAACCTGAAGGTGCTGGACGGCTACTGCCGACATATGGGCGGCAACCTCGCCCAGGGCACCATCAAGGGCGACACCGTGGCGTGCCCGTTCCACGACTGGCGCTGGGGCGGGGACGGCAAGTGCAAGCTGGTGC
It includes:
- a CDS encoding nuclear transport factor 2 family protein; the protein is MTAPVTLAGRRSREAAVARDKQAWLDLFAEDAVVEDPIGPSHFDPEGKGHRGKEAIAKFFDMAIAPSRLEFHFDKTYVCGDEEANTGHIVIVSSGYRVIAEGVFTYRVDADGKIAALRAYWELEKAAASAHPV
- a CDS encoding gamma carbonic anhydrase family protein; the protein is MPVYSFEGRIPRIDPEAFVAPTATLIGDVTVEAGASVWFNTVLRGDFAPIVIRAGANVQDGSVLHAPPGIPVDVGPGATIGHACVVHGAHIGADAVIANHATVLDGVIIGARSLVAAHALVVPGTKIPDEVVVAGAPAKIRGPVAGTGAEQWVKTSSEIYRELARRYRAGLKEL